One genomic segment of Acinetobacter oleivorans DR1 includes these proteins:
- the minD gene encoding septum site-determining protein MinD — translation MAKIVVVTSGKGGVGKTTTSASFATGLALRGHKTVVIDFDVGLRNLDLIMGCERRVVYDFVNVINNEARLQQALIRDKDIENLYILPASQTRDKDALSDDGVARVIDELSQEFDYIICDSPAGIERGAILAMYHADEAIIVTNPEISSVRDSDRIIGMLDSKTKKVEQNEGRIRKHLCITRFNPERADRQEMLTIDDISKDILRVPTLGVIPECPSVLQASNEGKPVILYSETKAGQGYDDLVARFLGEDRPYRHITAQPKGWLARLFGA, via the coding sequence GTGGCCAAAATTGTTGTCGTAACATCAGGCAAAGGTGGTGTAGGTAAAACTACAACGAGCGCATCTTTTGCAACAGGTTTAGCCCTTCGTGGTCATAAAACTGTTGTGATTGATTTTGATGTAGGCTTACGTAACCTTGATTTAATTATGGGTTGTGAGCGTCGTGTTGTTTATGATTTTGTCAATGTAATTAACAACGAAGCACGTCTGCAGCAAGCCCTTATTCGCGATAAAGATATCGAAAACCTTTATATTTTACCGGCTTCACAAACACGTGATAAAGATGCGTTGAGCGACGATGGTGTTGCTCGTGTTATTGATGAGCTATCTCAAGAATTTGATTACATCATTTGTGACTCACCTGCTGGTATTGAACGTGGTGCAATTTTAGCCATGTATCATGCAGATGAAGCAATCATTGTAACAAACCCTGAAATCTCTTCAGTACGTGACTCTGACCGTATTATTGGTATGTTAGATAGCAAAACCAAAAAAGTTGAACAAAACGAAGGACGTATACGTAAACATTTATGTATTACACGCTTCAACCCTGAACGCGCAGACCGTCAGGAAATGCTGACCATTGATGATATTTCTAAAGATATTTTACGCGTACCGACATTAGGTGTTATTCCAGAATGTCCAAGTGTATTACAAGCATCAAACGAAGGTAAGCCAGTAATTCTGTATTCAGAAACTAAAGCTGGTCAGGGTTATGATGATTTGGTTGCTCGCTTTCTTGGTGAAGACCGTCCTTATAGACACATCACAGCTCAACCTAAAGGCTGGTTAGCACGACTATTTGGAGCGTAG
- the minE gene encoding cell division topological specificity factor MinE, whose translation MAGFWSKLFSSEEKPSSAQTAKDRLKVIVASEQGLGRRLSQDKIDQMKKEIMQVVSRYVSGVGEQHIQMQVRSEANIEMLEMNINLPEER comes from the coding sequence ATGGCAGGATTCTGGAGTAAATTATTTAGCAGTGAAGAAAAACCATCAAGTGCTCAAACTGCCAAAGATCGTTTGAAAGTTATTGTTGCTTCTGAACAAGGTTTAGGCCGCCGTTTAAGCCAAGACAAGATTGATCAGATGAAGAAAGAAATCATGCAAGTGGTTAGTCGTTATGTCAGCGGTGTAGGTGAACAGCATATCCAAATGCAGGTTCGCTCTGAAGCTAATATCGAAATGTTAGAAATGAATATCAATTTACCTGAAGAACGATAA
- a CDS encoding PA4642 family protein: protein MALSQPATFNEEWSDERVFAYLNQLPPAGVNADFHVLYHAFKHMRPTDYERLLTQFIADGRNINAKDPEGQCIHDVIAKFPRQSAPFLEVLAKFA from the coding sequence ATGGCATTATCACAGCCAGCAACTTTCAATGAAGAATGGTCCGATGAGCGTGTTTTTGCCTACCTCAACCAACTTCCGCCAGCGGGTGTGAACGCAGATTTTCATGTGCTCTACCATGCATTCAAACATATGCGTCCAACAGACTATGAACGTCTTTTGACTCAATTTATTGCGGACGGACGCAATATTAATGCCAAAGACCCTGAAGGCCAATGCATCCATGATGTGATTGCCAAATTTCCGCGTCAATCGGCACCATTTTTAGAAGTTCTAGCAAAGTTTGCTTAA
- the rhtC gene encoding threonine export protein RhtC, giving the protein MLLALITLAFIHFCALITPGPDFFLVSQTAISRSRKDAMLVVGGITAGVMFWACLALMGLNLIFEKMAWLKQGLLIAGGLYLCWLGYQMLRSAFSKNQQEDNVAVELPKAPYLFFIKGLITNLSNPKAVIYFGSVFSLFLTNPQLDQVHWLLFIIVTVETILWFCFVTFIFSLPSFRSAYRNFSKWIDGISGGIFTVFGIFLIGNR; this is encoded by the coding sequence ATGTTACTTGCTCTGATTACTTTAGCTTTTATCCATTTTTGTGCACTTATTACTCCAGGACCTGATTTTTTTCTTGTATCTCAAACAGCGATTAGTCGATCACGTAAAGACGCTATGCTAGTAGTGGGTGGTATCACAGCCGGTGTTATGTTTTGGGCTTGTTTGGCACTGATGGGATTAAATCTTATTTTTGAAAAAATGGCTTGGTTAAAGCAAGGTTTACTCATCGCCGGTGGCTTATATTTATGTTGGTTAGGCTATCAGATGTTGCGTTCGGCATTTTCAAAAAATCAGCAAGAAGATAATGTTGCTGTAGAGCTACCAAAAGCACCTTACCTATTTTTTATTAAAGGCCTCATAACCAATCTATCAAATCCTAAAGCTGTTATTTATTTTGGTAGTGTTTTCTCTTTATTTTTAACTAATCCTCAACTTGATCAGGTTCACTGGCTGCTCTTTATTATTGTCACAGTCGAAACAATTTTATGGTTCTGCTTTGTTACATTTATTTTTTCATTGCCAAGTTTTAGATCAGCTTATCGTAATTTTTCAAAATGGATTGATGGTATTTCTGGTGGCATTTTTACTGTGTTTGGTATTTTCCTCATTGGAAATCGATAA
- a CDS encoding DNA translocase FtsK has protein sequence MTAVSSVYAQRLLMTLFLVSFGIYMFLATVTYTPFDPGWMHISSDTQQVSNASGIAGAWIADLLFGFLGWASLLIPIFLFIEAIQVWWPRSFLNRPFRYAAQFFLILVVSSLLYLHWNVPADTLDNAAGGIIGYELGQSLSQLLTIYGATLFLLVFGVVLFTLAFGVQWSKTWVTLKATPSYLQDLFYKNVSPNESDYDLTTQPANKAAAVKVAQNTEANASDEKEVPVQSETTQSQPTATRHDAVAERLFADVLAKEQSRPEPVVVEPVANTQNFEHTLEQAHKLEKDSQRLVATGEVWRALQRDDASHKQEIDALLRAADDSTEQAPAHEQFQQTLSQVHQTQPTAKQDLHGLDWNDDEIFDELLAAVPNSKTATDVHTPFVQDQHVEAEPTSQSVNIANETSSPLSNVNQSPKNLANEQVFEDFDDLLIDEDIAPAEPVRASSYAQSSAFVKAPIQTTIQADKLSKEEFIEAWQETAGKPQENLDIDEDDFDLDAPLTDAAGRPMSRAMQVAKKRLDLPTLPGLDLLDKVDPNKKVNFTEEQLSRLSELLEIKLQEFNVKAQVVEAQPGPVVTRFELDLAPGVKASKVTNISRDLARSMSMASVRVVEVIPGKPYIGIEVPNSAREMVRLIELLETPTYRDPSALISMAMGKDISGNPVLTDLAKAPHMLVAGTTGSGKSVAVNSMILSMLLKYTPDQLRLILIDPKQLELANYNDIPHLLTPVVTDMKDAVSALNWCVNEMERRYKLMSFLKIRKLSDYNRKVEEAIANGEDLIDPTWKPSDSATQERAPRLTPLPSIVIVADEFADMIMQVGKKAEEMITRLAQKSRAAGIHLLLATQRPSVDVITGLIKANIPTRVALRVNSKIDSRTILDAGGAEDLLGHGDMLFLGPGKIEPERVHGAFISDDEVNRICDAWRERGEPDYVDEILTPFDEEPTSRGFEEGEGGSDRDALYDQCVSFVLETRKASTSSLQRKFSLGYNRAARIIDQMEENGIVSAMGPNGKRDILV, from the coding sequence ATGACTGCGGTGTCGAGTGTTTATGCACAGCGCTTATTGATGACATTATTCTTGGTTTCTTTTGGCATTTATATGTTTCTGGCAACAGTAACATATACACCATTTGATCCGGGCTGGATGCATATTTCCAGTGATACTCAGCAAGTATCCAATGCAAGTGGTATTGCTGGCGCATGGATTGCAGATTTGCTGTTTGGTTTTTTAGGATGGGCAAGTTTGCTTATTCCAATTTTCCTTTTTATTGAAGCAATACAAGTGTGGTGGCCACGTAGTTTTTTAAACCGCCCATTTCGTTATGCTGCACAATTCTTTTTAATTTTGGTTGTGTCTAGCCTGCTTTATTTACATTGGAATGTGCCGGCAGATACTTTAGATAATGCGGCTGGGGGAATTATTGGTTACGAGTTAGGTCAAAGCCTATCTCAATTGCTAACAATTTACGGTGCGACTTTATTCTTACTCGTTTTCGGAGTGGTTTTGTTTACTCTTGCATTTGGGGTGCAATGGAGCAAAACATGGGTTACGCTTAAAGCGACACCAAGCTATTTACAAGATTTATTTTATAAAAACGTATCACCAAACGAATCGGATTATGACTTAACAACTCAGCCTGCTAACAAAGCAGCGGCAGTTAAAGTTGCACAAAACACTGAAGCCAATGCTTCAGATGAAAAAGAAGTGCCAGTTCAATCTGAAACTACTCAATCACAACCTACAGCAACACGACATGATGCGGTTGCTGAAAGGTTATTTGCAGATGTCTTAGCGAAAGAGCAGAGCCGACCTGAACCTGTAGTAGTTGAGCCAGTTGCAAATACTCAAAACTTTGAACATACGCTTGAGCAAGCCCATAAGCTTGAAAAAGATAGCCAACGTTTAGTGGCTACGGGTGAAGTGTGGCGTGCTTTACAACGTGATGATGCGAGTCATAAGCAAGAAATTGATGCACTTTTAAGAGCAGCTGATGATTCAACAGAACAAGCTCCTGCTCATGAGCAATTCCAGCAAACTCTTTCACAAGTTCATCAAACTCAACCTACAGCTAAACAAGACCTACATGGTCTTGACTGGAATGATGATGAAATTTTTGATGAGTTGCTTGCTGCGGTTCCAAACAGTAAAACTGCAACAGATGTGCATACACCATTTGTTCAAGATCAACATGTAGAAGCAGAACCAACTTCGCAATCTGTGAATATTGCGAATGAAACATCTTCACCTTTATCGAATGTAAATCAGTCACCTAAAAATTTAGCAAATGAACAAGTTTTTGAAGACTTTGATGATTTATTAATAGATGAAGATATTGCGCCCGCTGAACCTGTCAGAGCAAGTAGTTATGCGCAATCTTCAGCATTTGTAAAAGCTCCAATTCAAACGACTATTCAAGCCGATAAACTTTCAAAAGAAGAGTTTATTGAGGCATGGCAGGAAACTGCTGGAAAACCTCAAGAAAATCTTGATATTGATGAAGATGATTTCGATTTAGATGCGCCATTAACAGATGCAGCTGGTCGACCAATGTCTCGTGCAATGCAGGTTGCCAAGAAGCGTTTGGATTTACCTACTTTGCCAGGTCTTGATCTACTTGATAAGGTTGATCCGAATAAGAAAGTTAACTTCACTGAAGAGCAGCTTTCGCGTTTATCAGAATTACTTGAAATTAAGTTACAAGAATTTAACGTTAAGGCTCAAGTGGTTGAAGCTCAACCAGGGCCAGTAGTTACCCGTTTTGAATTAGATTTAGCACCGGGTGTTAAAGCATCTAAGGTAACCAATATTTCACGTGACTTAGCCCGTTCAATGTCGATGGCCTCTGTTCGTGTTGTGGAAGTCATTCCTGGTAAACCATATATTGGTATTGAAGTACCAAATAGTGCCCGTGAAATGGTGCGTTTGATTGAACTATTGGAAACGCCAACATATCGCGATCCAAGCGCATTAATCAGTATGGCGATGGGTAAAGATATTTCAGGTAATCCAGTATTAACTGATTTAGCGAAAGCCCCACACATGCTAGTTGCTGGTACAACGGGTTCTGGTAAATCGGTTGCGGTAAACTCGATGATTTTATCGATGTTGCTTAAATATACACCTGACCAGTTGCGTTTGATTTTAATCGATCCAAAACAGCTTGAACTTGCAAACTATAATGATATTCCACATTTATTAACTCCTGTTGTTACTGACATGAAAGATGCAGTAAGTGCGTTGAACTGGTGTGTGAATGAAATGGAACGTCGTTATAAGCTGATGTCATTCTTAAAGATTCGTAAATTAAGTGACTACAACCGTAAAGTTGAAGAAGCAATTGCGAATGGGGAAGATCTAATTGACCCAACTTGGAAACCAAGTGATTCGGCGACACAAGAACGCGCACCTCGTTTAACACCATTACCATCTATTGTGATTGTTGCGGATGAGTTTGCCGACATGATTATGCAGGTGGGTAAAAAAGCAGAAGAAATGATTACGCGTTTAGCGCAAAAATCTCGTGCTGCTGGTATTCACCTATTGCTTGCAACTCAACGTCCATCTGTTGATGTCATTACCGGTTTGATTAAAGCCAATATTCCAACGCGTGTCGCATTGCGTGTAAACAGTAAAATTGACTCGCGTACTATTTTGGATGCAGGTGGTGCAGAAGATTTGCTCGGTCATGGTGATATGCTGTTCTTAGGGCCTGGTAAAATCGAACCTGAGCGTGTGCATGGTGCATTCATTAGCGATGATGAAGTTAACCGCATTTGTGATGCTTGGCGTGAACGTGGTGAGCCAGATTATGTTGACGAAATCTTGACTCCATTTGATGAAGAACCAACTTCACGTGGTTTTGAAGAGGGTGAGGGAGGTTCTGACCGTGATGCACTTTATGATCAATGTGTGTCATTTGTTTTAGAAACTCGCAAAGCTTCTACATCGTCACTACAGCGTAAATTTAGCCTTGGTTATAACCGTGCTGCCCGTATCATTGATCAAATGGAAGAGAACGGCATTGTGAGCGCCATGGGGCCTAATGGTAAGCGAGATATTTTAGTTTAA
- the trxB gene encoding thioredoxin-disulfide reductase, translating to MSARHSRLIILGSGPAGYSAAVYAARANLKPTLIAGLQLGGQLTTTTEVDNWPGDPEGLTGPALMDRMQAHAERFGTELVYDHINEVDLNVRPFVLKGDMEEYTCDALIIATGATAQYLGLESEQNFMGQGVSACATCDGFFYKNQKVMVVGGGNTAVEEALYLSNIASHVTLVHRRDSLRSEKILQDHLFAKEKEGKISIIWNHEVEEVLGDNTGVTSVRLKSTQDESKQDVEVHGLFVAIGHKPNTGMFDGQLNLRDGYIQVQSGTSGNATATSVAGVFAAGDVADSIYRQAITSAGSGCMAALDAEKYLDNL from the coding sequence ATGAGTGCTCGTCATTCTCGGTTAATTATTCTCGGTTCTGGCCCTGCGGGCTATAGTGCAGCGGTATATGCAGCGCGTGCAAACCTTAAACCTACTTTGATTGCAGGTTTACAACTAGGTGGGCAACTTACAACAACAACCGAAGTTGACAACTGGCCGGGCGATCCTGAAGGTTTAACAGGTCCTGCATTAATGGATCGTATGCAAGCACATGCTGAACGCTTTGGTACAGAACTCGTCTATGACCATATTAACGAAGTGGACTTAAACGTACGTCCTTTTGTTCTAAAAGGTGATATGGAAGAGTACACATGTGATGCTTTGATTATTGCAACTGGTGCTACAGCTCAATATCTTGGCCTAGAGTCTGAACAAAACTTTATGGGTCAAGGCGTAAGCGCATGTGCAACATGTGATGGTTTCTTCTACAAAAACCAAAAAGTAATGGTTGTAGGTGGTGGTAACACTGCTGTTGAAGAAGCGCTTTATTTATCAAATATTGCTTCACATGTAACGCTAGTACACCGCCGTGATAGCTTACGTTCTGAAAAGATTTTGCAAGATCATTTATTTGCCAAAGAAAAAGAAGGCAAAATCAGCATTATCTGGAATCACGAAGTTGAAGAAGTATTGGGTGACAATACTGGTGTAACAAGTGTTCGCCTTAAATCAACTCAAGATGAATCTAAGCAAGACGTAGAGGTTCATGGTCTATTCGTTGCAATTGGCCACAAACCAAATACTGGAATGTTTGATGGTCAATTAAACTTACGTGATGGCTATATTCAAGTACAAAGCGGTACTTCTGGTAATGCAACAGCAACTTCTGTAGCTGGTGTTTTTGCTGCTGGTGACGTCGCTGACAGCATTTATCGTCAAGCGATTACTTCTGCTGGGTCAGGCTGTATGGCGGCTCTTGATGCTGAAAAATATCTAGATAATCTTTAA
- the aat gene encoding leucyl/phenylalanyl-tRNA--protein transferase gives MNTLPLSQFIFPDPIEADPDGHGLICIGADLSPSTLYEAYTHGLFPWFNEDEPICWWSPEPRCVIYPQNYKPSKSLLRNMKKHDYTITVNHAFEEVIRSCSLPRSYADETWISEDIIQGYCEMFNAGYGYSVEVWDQNELVGGLYGITIGKGCFGESMFSNETDVSKMAFYTLMLIGQENQLPWVDCQLVNSHLISLGACTLSRQDYLKSLQDVIIHPSINWKKYQERVFSSKTIALDAKLME, from the coding sequence ATGAATACACTTCCACTTTCTCAATTCATTTTCCCTGACCCTATTGAAGCCGATCCGGATGGTCATGGTTTAATTTGTATTGGAGCTGATCTCTCCCCTTCTACCCTATATGAAGCATATACCCATGGTTTATTTCCGTGGTTCAATGAAGATGAACCCATTTGTTGGTGGAGCCCTGAGCCTCGTTGTGTGATCTACCCTCAAAACTACAAACCAAGCAAGTCACTCCTTAGAAACATGAAAAAACATGATTATACAATTACGGTTAATCATGCCTTCGAAGAAGTTATTCGCTCATGTTCTCTACCAAGAAGTTATGCAGATGAAACTTGGATTAGTGAAGATATTATTCAGGGCTATTGTGAGATGTTTAATGCTGGCTATGGATATAGTGTGGAAGTCTGGGATCAAAACGAACTTGTCGGAGGTCTATACGGCATTACGATTGGCAAAGGATGCTTCGGTGAATCAATGTTTAGTAATGAAACTGATGTTTCAAAAATGGCTTTTTATACACTAATGCTGATTGGACAGGAAAATCAGCTCCCTTGGGTAGACTGCCAGCTTGTAAATAGTCACTTAATTAGCTTGGGAGCCTGTACACTTTCTCGTCAAGACTACTTAAAATCGTTACAAGATGTAATTATTCACCCCTCTATCAATTGGAAAAAGTATCAAGAACGTGTATTTTCAAGTAAAACAATAGCGTTAGATGCAAAATTAATGGAATGA
- a CDS encoding arginyltransferase produces the protein MKSYHPKSLLNDLQYYITPPHDCSYLENKSARMVFLDPIHRIDVVTLSELSRLGFRRSGDFVYRPECHLCRQCLSCRVPVADFQMNSMQKKAWKRNHDLTMTVLPTQQAAQIHYDLYERYINERHADGDMFPPSLDQFEKFLVHSCTDSFFLELWKDNRLISVSTCDLMDDGLSAVYTFFDPDEHRRSLGVYSILNQIEYVKSLGLEYLYLGYWVPHSAKMNYKSQYTPLELLLDGQWRRLNRSLSPDEIQQLGTSLMTTLPSEWNNLIIK, from the coding sequence ATGAAATCATATCACCCGAAGTCCCTTTTAAATGATCTGCAGTATTATATTACTCCACCTCATGATTGCAGCTACCTAGAAAATAAATCGGCGCGCATGGTGTTTTTAGACCCTATTCATCGGATTGATGTGGTCACTCTTTCAGAACTTTCTCGTTTAGGATTTCGCCGCAGCGGTGACTTCGTTTATCGTCCTGAATGCCATTTATGCAGACAATGCTTATCTTGTCGCGTTCCAGTTGCCGATTTCCAAATGAACAGCATGCAGAAAAAAGCATGGAAAAGAAATCATGATCTGACCATGACAGTTTTGCCAACTCAGCAAGCTGCTCAGATTCATTATGATTTATATGAACGCTATATTAATGAACGCCATGCAGATGGTGACATGTTTCCACCAAGCTTAGATCAGTTTGAAAAATTTTTAGTACATAGCTGTACAGATAGTTTCTTTTTAGAGCTTTGGAAAGATAACCGTTTAATCAGTGTATCTACCTGCGATCTAATGGATGATGGACTGTCTGCGGTCTATACTTTCTTTGATCCAGATGAACATCGTAGATCACTTGGTGTGTACTCTATTTTGAACCAAATCGAATATGTGAAATCACTTGGTTTAGAATATCTTTATTTAGGTTACTGGGTGCCACACTCAGCCAAAATGAATTATAAGTCGCAATATACCCCTTTAGAACTTTTACTAGATGGGCAATGGCGCCGCTTAAACAGATCCTTATCGCCCGACGAAATTCAACAGTTAGGTACGTCGCTTATGACAACATTACCTTCTGAATGGAATAATTTAATTATTAAATAA
- the rimI gene encoding ribosomal protein S18-alanine N-acetyltransferase, translating into MIRIMQNTDVDIVVQIEKSVQTHPWSRQQFVESLNSYQCTVIESQNRVVGFCILQPVLDEANLLLMAVDPKMQGQGLGYELLNASIDQLKNQPVQIFLEVRESNKAAIGLYEKTGFHQIDLRRNYYPTPEGGREHAVIMVKTCTDDFASLF; encoded by the coding sequence ATGATTCGTATTATGCAAAACACTGATGTTGATATTGTTGTACAAATCGAAAAATCAGTGCAAACACACCCATGGTCAAGACAGCAATTTGTAGAATCTTTGAATTCTTATCAATGCACTGTCATTGAGTCACAAAATAGAGTCGTTGGGTTTTGTATTTTACAACCAGTACTTGATGAAGCAAATTTATTGCTCATGGCAGTTGATCCTAAAATGCAAGGTCAGGGCTTAGGATATGAGTTATTAAATGCATCAATTGATCAATTAAAAAATCAACCAGTACAAATATTTCTAGAAGTTCGTGAAAGTAATAAAGCTGCTATCGGTTTATATGAAAAAACAGGTTTTCACCAAATCGACCTTCGTCGCAATTATTATCCTACCCCAGAAGGGGGGCGGGAACATGCAGTCATTATGGTAAAAACCTGTACAGATGATTTTGCTTCTTTATTCTAA
- a CDS encoding metal-dependent hydrolase produces MNAKVNISNRAGASFPVRRMDFEFTQVPRYWANYDAALTHFMTALSALFPEGEQFFVNSTRAVRNDLKLADPDLQKEISAFIGQEAMHSKEHLAFNASAQAYGYDVRHMEKQTGKVIKVGTAVVTKLMKPFGYTKEMIDLTGTCALEHFTSTIAAELLQNPEIQAMFQDDTMYHLWMWHAVEENEHKAVAFDVYTSMYGQGPKAYFMRSAALIIAMALIFATQSYFTAKLLKTDDKLTWKDTKYMLKFMYGRKGFMTRQIPELLDFLRPKFHPNDSDTTALLATWREKLGL; encoded by the coding sequence ATGAATGCTAAGGTAAATATTTCCAATCGTGCTGGTGCTAGTTTCCCTGTGCGTCGTATGGACTTTGAATTTACTCAGGTCCCACGCTATTGGGCAAACTATGATGCGGCATTGACACATTTTATGACAGCATTATCGGCCCTTTTCCCAGAAGGTGAGCAGTTCTTTGTAAATAGTACTCGTGCTGTTCGAAATGATCTAAAGCTTGCTGATCCAGATCTTCAAAAAGAAATTAGTGCATTTATTGGTCAAGAAGCGATGCATTCGAAAGAGCATTTAGCATTTAATGCTTCAGCGCAAGCTTATGGTTATGATGTTCGCCATATGGAAAAGCAAACAGGAAAAGTCATTAAAGTGGGTACGGCTGTTGTAACAAAATTAATGAAACCTTTTGGCTACACTAAAGAAATGATTGATTTGACGGGAACATGTGCGCTAGAACATTTTACGTCTACCATTGCAGCTGAACTTTTACAAAATCCTGAAATTCAAGCGATGTTCCAAGACGACACGATGTATCATTTATGGATGTGGCATGCAGTTGAAGAAAATGAACATAAAGCTGTGGCATTTGATGTGTACACAAGCATGTATGGGCAAGGTCCGAAAGCCTATTTTATGCGCTCAGCAGCTTTGATTATTGCAATGGCATTAATCTTTGCAACTCAATCTTATTTTACTGCTAAGTTACTCAAGACTGATGATAAATTAACGTGGAAAGATACGAAGTACATGCTTAAGTTTATGTATGGTCGTAAAGGTTTTATGACACGTCAAATTCCAGAGTTACTTGATTTCTTAAGACCAAAATTTCATCCAAATGATTCTGACACTACAGCGTTGCTAGCAACTTGGCGTGAAAAACTAGGTCTCTAA
- a CDS encoding metal-dependent hydrolase — protein sequence MNAKVNITNRAGASFPVRRMNFDFNDVPEYWMNGSAGLTHFMTALSALFPAGEKFFIDSVRAVRYHPSIKDDEALQKEISAFIGQEAMHTQEHVNFNASAQKFGHDVETLEKFTDTAIQTAIKAFVKIVKPFGMTKEMVDLTATTALEHFTATIASQLLVNNHIQELMTDETMSTMWYWHAIEENEHKAVAFDVYEGVFGKGVKAYALRTSSLVFAMTLIFLIQSSFVLRLLKQDNKLNLTELSVIYKYGYSPSKGIISGMAKEMLAYFKPGFHPNDLDTVSLLKTWKAKLGL from the coding sequence ATGAATGCTAAAGTGAATATTACGAATCGCGCAGGAGCAAGCTTTCCTGTACGTCGTATGAACTTTGACTTTAATGATGTACCAGAATATTGGATGAATGGTTCTGCTGGACTCACACACTTTATGACAGCATTGTCGGCTTTGTTTCCGGCAGGTGAGAAATTCTTCATAGATAGTGTACGTGCTGTACGTTATCACCCATCTATTAAAGATGATGAAGCATTGCAAAAAGAGATTAGTGCCTTCATTGGGCAAGAAGCAATGCATACTCAAGAGCATGTAAATTTTAATGCTTCTGCTCAAAAGTTTGGTCACGATGTAGAAACATTAGAGAAGTTTACTGACACGGCGATTCAAACAGCAATTAAAGCTTTTGTAAAAATTGTTAAACCTTTCGGTATGACCAAAGAAATGGTTGACCTGACCGCTACAACAGCACTTGAACATTTTACGGCTACTATCGCTTCACAGTTATTAGTTAATAACCATATTCAAGAGTTGATGACAGATGAGACGATGTCAACGATGTGGTATTGGCATGCTATCGAAGAAAATGAGCATAAAGCCGTAGCTTTTGACGTGTACGAAGGTGTATTTGGCAAAGGTGTAAAAGCTTATGCTTTACGTACGAGTTCACTAGTATTTGCGATGACTTTAATCTTTTTGATTCAATCATCTTTTGTACTTCGTTTATTAAAACAAGACAATAAGTTGAATTTAACTGAGCTATCAGTAATTTATAAATATGGATATAGCCCATCTAAAGGTATTATTAGTGGTATGGCTAAAGAAATGCTAGCTTATTTTAAACCTGGTTTTCATCCAAATGATTTAGATACAGTTAGTCTATTGAAAACATGGAAAGCAAAATTAGGTTTGTAA